One genomic segment of Candidatus Hydrogenedentota bacterium includes these proteins:
- a CDS encoding rod shape-determining protein: MIRFLRFLPGLYSRDMGIDLGTANTLVYVRGQGIVLSEPSVVAINRDTGRVRAVGNEAKSMIGRTPGNIVAIRPMKDGVIADFEITEAMLRYFITKVHNRRRLVWPRVAIGIPSGITAVEKRAVTESATLAGAKKVFLIEEPMAAAIGAGLPVQEPQGCMIVDIGGGTTEVAVIALGGIVFSKSVRVAGDEMDQAIIQHLKRTYNMMVGERTAEEIKIAIGSAFPLKEEIEIQVKGRDQVMGLPKILTITSEEIREALREPVSAIVDAVRVTLERTPPELSADIVDRGVVLAGGGALLRGIDQLLSKETGLHVAVAEDPLTAVALGTGKYLETLKGFQDEDA, encoded by the coding sequence GTGATCCGTTTTTTGCGATTTCTTCCGGGTTTGTATTCCCGCGACATGGGAATCGATCTGGGCACGGCCAACACGCTGGTATATGTGCGCGGACAGGGCATCGTGCTCAGCGAGCCGTCCGTGGTGGCCATCAACCGCGACACGGGCCGCGTCCGGGCCGTGGGCAACGAAGCCAAGAGCATGATAGGCCGGACACCGGGCAACATCGTCGCGATTCGCCCAATGAAGGACGGTGTGATCGCCGATTTCGAGATCACCGAGGCGATGTTGCGGTATTTCATCACCAAGGTGCATAACCGCCGCCGCCTGGTATGGCCGCGCGTGGCCATCGGCATCCCGTCGGGGATTACGGCGGTCGAAAAGCGCGCGGTGACGGAAAGCGCCACGCTGGCGGGCGCCAAGAAGGTGTTCCTGATCGAAGAGCCGATGGCCGCGGCGATCGGCGCCGGGCTTCCCGTGCAGGAGCCGCAGGGCTGCATGATCGTGGACATCGGCGGCGGCACGACCGAGGTCGCGGTGATTGCGCTGGGCGGCATCGTGTTTTCGAAGTCGGTGCGTGTGGCCGGCGACGAGATGGACCAGGCGATCATCCAGCACCTCAAGCGCACTTACAACATGATGGTCGGCGAACGGACCGCCGAGGAAATCAAGATTGCCATCGGCTCGGCGTTTCCACTCAAAGAGGAAATCGAAATACAGGTCAAGGGCCGCGACCAGGTCATGGGCCTGCCCAAGATCCTCACGATAACCTCGGAAGAGATTCGCGAGGCCTTGCGCGAACCGGTCAGCGCGATTGTGGACGCCGTCCGCGTGACGCTCGAACGGACGCCGCCGGAGTTGTCGGCGGACATCGTGGACCGCGGCGTGGTGTTGGCGGGCGGCGGCGCGTTGCTGCGCGGCATAGACCAGTTGCTGTCCAAGGAAACGGGGCTGCACGTGGCCGTGGCCGAGGATCCCCTCACCGCGGTGGCCTTGGGCACGGGCAAGTATCTCGAAACGCTCAAGGGCTTCCAGGATGAAGATGCGTAG
- the mreC gene encoding rod shape-determining protein MreC, producing MALSRRISEHRPAIVLLVIVALSLASMAGGKRAGFIGEGLRIAVSATSYPFLKAMKSVQGAAGYVAGLVFSYNAYRTEVETARSQLADAMQHTAQRNELLQENRRLRQMIDFARTEQRFALEAAEVIESFKGATVTIDRGSLRGIAESMCAITENGVVGMVTRVGPFSATVVTLRNTECRIGAMIARNRVRGIVQGSGSDISPYCSMNYIDMKDDVQPGDRVVASPESLFPTGYPIGRVVAVHETGSLWKSADVEPAVNPYRLDEIFIVRETAPSAGELAGTPPAEPLSATGPDDRPLQERLAP from the coding sequence GTGGCTCTTTCCCGTCGAATTAGCGAACACCGGCCGGCCATTGTGCTGTTGGTCATCGTGGCGTTGTCGCTTGCTTCGATGGCCGGCGGCAAGCGCGCCGGATTCATCGGCGAAGGCCTCCGCATAGCCGTCTCCGCAACCTCCTACCCGTTTCTCAAGGCCATGAAATCGGTCCAAGGCGCCGCCGGCTACGTGGCCGGGCTGGTGTTTTCCTATAACGCCTATCGCACGGAGGTCGAAACCGCGCGCAGCCAACTCGCCGACGCCATGCAACACACCGCCCAACGGAACGAACTCCTCCAGGAAAACCGCCGTCTGCGCCAGATGATTGATTTCGCGCGCACCGAACAACGTTTTGCGCTCGAGGCCGCCGAAGTCATCGAAAGTTTTAAGGGTGCAACCGTCACCATCGATCGCGGCTCGTTGCGCGGCATCGCCGAATCCATGTGCGCCATTACCGAAAACGGCGTCGTCGGCATGGTCACCCGCGTCGGCCCTTTCAGCGCGACCGTGGTGACGTTGCGCAATACCGAATGCCGAATCGGCGCCATGATTGCCCGCAACCGGGTGCGTGGAATCGTCCAGGGAAGCGGCAGCGATATCAGCCCTTACTGTTCAATGAATTATATTGACATGAAAGACGATGTGCAGCCGGGCGACCGGGTCGTAGCCAGTCCGGAAAGCCTCTTTCCGACCGGCTATCCCATCGGCCGCGTGGTCGCGGTTCACGAAACCGGTTCGCTGTGGAAAAGCGCCGATGTCGAGCCGGCCGTCAATCCGTATCGTCTCGACGAAATCTTCATCGTGCGGGAAACGGCCCCGTCCGCCGGCGAACTGGCCGGCACGCCGCCCGCCGAACCGCTGTCGGCAACGGGCCCCGACGATCGCCCGTTGCAGGAACGGCTTGCACCCTGA
- the mreD gene encoding rod shape-determining protein MreD encodes MRKNLLWAVVVIATALLQTTWLDAIRLQGVLPDLTLLLVLYFAMCHGEERAMFTGLLGGLYQDVAGNTLLGHHIVCHALIGFWVARLARRLITEHPAVKAGIVLVASIAHGTLYTCIQYVQTPDMSALQTIFSTVMPGAFYTALVTPLVFFVLSRSLRFDEEAFQGGAPP; translated from the coding sequence ATGCGAAAAAATCTGCTTTGGGCCGTGGTTGTAATCGCCACCGCGTTGCTTCAGACAACGTGGCTGGACGCGATCCGTCTCCAGGGCGTGCTACCCGATCTGACCCTGCTGCTCGTGCTGTATTTTGCGATGTGCCACGGCGAGGAACGCGCGATGTTCACCGGCCTTCTCGGCGGCCTTTACCAGGATGTGGCGGGCAACACCCTGCTTGGTCACCACATCGTGTGCCACGCCCTGATAGGCTTCTGGGTGGCGAGGCTGGCGCGCCGCTTGATCACCGAACATCCCGCCGTCAAGGCCGGCATCGTATTGGTGGCTTCCATCGCGCATGGAACCCTTTACACCTGCATCCAGTATGTGCAGACGCCAGACATGAGCGCGTTGCAGACGATCTTTTCGACGGTCATGCCCGGCGCCTTCTACACAGCCCTGGTCACGCCGCTGGTGTTTTTTGTTCTATCGCGATCGCTTCGATTTGACGAGGAAGCCTTCCAGGGAGGCGCGCCGCCATGA
- the mrdA gene encoding penicillin-binding protein 2, whose translation MMPAPSKKGGSEFRDKRIYSLGAALTLLFAILATRLWDLQIVHWAEYRQKAEFNRLHPQRLKAPRGLIYGPDASVVLADNRPACDLVIIPAECREENLDDVCGRLERLLRIDAQSLKDKIEKSRRQRQVYRQIVVKQDISKDDLIRVEEYVYALPGVYAVARPQRRYLLGKTAGQILGYLGEINLDELAANEQYQLGDLIGRGGLEQMYEEDMHGTDGQLVVNVYASDTRPQLRTDATGQPDIDRIIDSYGRKLKEEPDFRVEPVPGRSIFTTLDVELQAYCEALLEGQVGAIAVLEADTGAVLALASVPCYDPSVFVTHGRNRQRNEALTAKPNPMVNRCFRETYAPGSTFKVMLATAALEEGVIDEHSTFYCPGFFQLPGVNRRWRCWNHSGHGAVNVVDALAFSCDVFFYNVGLKLGVDKIVEWSHKLGLGVKTGIDLPSEVEGLIPSREWKERQLKKLYPNNPWEWKWYPGNTVNLAIGQGEAAATPLQCAVMMAAIINGGHRVRPYLNKAVGPHVSEPFIGAKALEIVRAGMRKCVEKEAPAPSGTGKAAKVPGMIVLGKTGSAQMVSLEQHKEYAKEEDIPYALRDHAWFVCGVLDREPKMAICILVEHGHHGSSAAAPLAKQVIEHFYGRARGGNMNIASGGIGYDTKN comes from the coding sequence ATGATGCCCGCCCCATCCAAAAAAGGAGGAAGTGAATTCCGCGACAAGCGGATTTATTCCCTCGGCGCGGCCCTGACCCTGCTCTTTGCCATTCTTGCAACCAGGCTCTGGGACCTCCAGATCGTTCACTGGGCCGAATACCGGCAAAAAGCCGAGTTCAATCGGCTGCATCCCCAGCGCCTCAAAGCCCCGCGTGGGCTTATCTACGGCCCCGACGCTTCCGTCGTGCTGGCCGACAACCGCCCCGCATGCGATCTGGTCATCATCCCCGCCGAATGCCGGGAAGAAAATCTCGACGACGTCTGTGGGCGTCTTGAACGCCTGTTACGCATAGATGCCCAATCCCTCAAGGACAAAATCGAAAAAAGCCGCCGCCAGCGTCAGGTCTACCGCCAAATCGTCGTAAAACAGGACATTTCCAAGGACGATCTTATCCGTGTCGAGGAATATGTCTATGCCTTGCCGGGCGTCTATGCCGTGGCCCGGCCCCAGCGGCGTTATCTGCTCGGCAAAACCGCCGGCCAAATCCTCGGATACCTCGGCGAAATCAACCTGGACGAACTCGCGGCGAACGAACAATATCAACTGGGGGATTTGATTGGACGCGGCGGACTCGAACAAATGTACGAGGAGGACATGCACGGGACCGACGGGCAACTCGTGGTCAACGTCTACGCTTCGGACACACGCCCCCAATTGCGCACCGACGCCACCGGCCAGCCCGATATTGACCGGATTATTGACAGTTACGGCCGCAAACTCAAGGAAGAACCCGACTTCCGCGTCGAACCCGTCCCGGGACGCTCGATCTTCACCACACTGGACGTGGAACTGCAGGCCTATTGCGAAGCGTTGCTCGAAGGACAAGTCGGAGCCATTGCCGTTCTCGAGGCGGATACCGGCGCCGTGCTGGCCCTTGCCAGCGTACCTTGCTACGATCCAAGCGTCTTCGTCACCCATGGCCGCAACCGCCAGCGAAACGAAGCGCTCACCGCCAAGCCCAACCCCATGGTCAATCGTTGTTTCCGAGAAACCTATGCCCCGGGTTCGACATTCAAGGTCATGCTGGCAACCGCCGCGCTCGAAGAAGGCGTCATTGACGAGCACTCTACATTCTATTGTCCCGGTTTCTTTCAACTTCCCGGAGTAAACCGCCGGTGGCGCTGCTGGAACCATTCGGGACACGGCGCCGTCAACGTCGTGGACGCGCTCGCGTTTTCCTGCGACGTGTTTTTCTACAATGTCGGATTGAAACTGGGCGTGGACAAAATCGTCGAGTGGTCACACAAACTCGGTCTTGGCGTCAAAACCGGCATCGATCTACCCAGCGAGGTCGAAGGCCTCATCCCTTCCCGCGAATGGAAAGAACGCCAACTCAAAAAACTCTATCCCAACAATCCGTGGGAATGGAAATGGTATCCGGGAAATACCGTCAACTTGGCCATCGGCCAAGGCGAAGCAGCCGCCACACCCCTGCAATGCGCCGTCATGATGGCCGCCATTATCAACGGCGGCCACCGGGTCCGCCCGTACCTAAATAAGGCGGTCGGACCCCATGTGTCCGAACCATTCATTGGCGCCAAGGCGCTGGAAATCGTTCGGGCGGGCATGCGCAAATGCGTCGAAAAAGAGGCCCCCGCCCCCAGCGGCACCGGAAAAGCCGCAAAAGTGCCAGGCATGATTGTCCTTGGAAAAACCGGTTCGGCCCAGATGGTCTCCTTGGAACAGCACAAAGAGTATGCAAAGGAAGAAGATATTCCCTATGCATTACGCGATCATGCCTGGTTTGTCTGCGGCGTGCTGGATCGCGAACCCAAAATGGCCATATGCATCCTTGTTGAACATGGGCACCACGGCAGTTCCGCCGCCGCTCCGCTCGCCAAACAGGTTATCGAACATTTTTACGGACGCGCCCGGGGCGGAAACATGAATATCGCATCCGGCGGAATCGGGTATGACACAAAAAATTAA